A single genomic interval of Selenobaculum gibii harbors:
- a CDS encoding cell division FtsA domain-containing protein encodes MNKNLLFSLDIGTRSVIGIVAEKIGKDIKIIAAERKEHNTRAMLDGQIHDVPEVAAILEEVKLKLEDRVGTLNHAAVAAAGRALYTITAEAEMEISEIITPENERTLELSAIQAAQKKLATSNTVDDPTLYYCVGYSTITYKLDNVPLKTLVGQRGKKAHIEVIATFLPRQVIDSMQSALIAANLEMSALTLEPIAAINVLIPPTMRHLNLVLVDIGAGTSDVAITKNGTIIGYGMVPLAGDEITEALSQAYLLDFNVAERIKRELTMQKTSTETTITFSDILGIEYNLSPTEIVEQVKPNVGELAQAIANQIIALNKESPQAVLLVGGGSLTPLLPEMLAQALEIPAPRVAVRRPDTIHGMEFPDELKQPDNVTPLGILKVAASQSLHFITVHVNNTPYRLFNIGKLTLSDALLAAGIGLKDLNGKPGLAITVTINKQTKFIPGTMGTAAELLLNNEKTTLDTEIKDGDKISVVCGINGKAPTVYLKDVVEPAEDMSVLINNENYTVSPILLVNDKPAKLDQQLKDRDIVTYRNLKNLGEILVSVGYSPQPHRFTYTVNGVKTQHSVSTTILVNDEPATVSHPIEPNDEITLIEPKVPQLGKVLQLETIDKGIYIYFNKKKHFIPTSHYTIKMNGNNALLDDVAKDGAEITYELIDKGTPILSDILFTVGYKAPSAFSKVSVEILLNNQPAEYITPVKSGDNIEVITTPLKG; translated from the coding sequence ATGAATAAAAATCTATTATTTTCACTAGATATTGGAACACGAAGTGTCATTGGCATCGTAGCCGAAAAAATCGGTAAAGATATAAAAATTATTGCAGCAGAACGTAAAGAACATAATACCAGAGCAATGCTAGATGGTCAAATTCACGATGTCCCCGAAGTTGCTGCAATACTAGAAGAAGTAAAATTAAAACTTGAAGATCGCGTTGGAACACTAAATCATGCTGCGGTTGCAGCAGCAGGGCGTGCACTCTATACGATTACTGCCGAAGCAGAAATGGAAATATCAGAAATCATCACTCCAGAAAATGAACGCACCTTAGAACTTTCCGCCATTCAAGCCGCACAAAAAAAACTTGCTACTTCTAATACAGTAGACGATCCGACATTATATTATTGTGTCGGCTATAGCACCATAACCTATAAGCTTGATAACGTTCCTTTAAAAACATTAGTAGGACAACGCGGGAAAAAAGCACATATAGAAGTAATTGCAACGTTTTTGCCTCGCCAAGTTATCGACTCAATGCAATCGGCACTAATAGCGGCCAATTTAGAGATGTCAGCATTAACCTTAGAACCAATTGCTGCGATTAACGTATTAATCCCACCAACAATGCGCCATTTAAATCTAGTTCTCGTAGATATTGGTGCAGGCACCTCCGACGTTGCGATAACAAAAAATGGTACGATTATTGGTTACGGCATGGTTCCACTTGCCGGAGATGAAATTACAGAAGCACTTTCGCAAGCGTATCTCTTAGATTTCAATGTCGCCGAAAGAATTAAACGCGAATTAACTATGCAAAAAACATCCACGGAAACTACAATCACTTTTTCAGATATTCTTGGAATTGAATACAATTTGTCACCTACGGAAATCGTTGAACAAGTTAAGCCGAATGTCGGTGAACTGGCACAGGCTATTGCCAACCAAATCATTGCATTAAATAAAGAATCACCCCAAGCTGTATTATTAGTTGGTGGTGGGTCCTTAACCCCGCTTTTACCAGAAATGCTCGCACAAGCGTTAGAAATTCCTGCCCCAAGAGTTGCCGTACGGCGACCCGATACAATTCATGGAATGGAGTTTCCCGATGAGTTAAAACAGCCGGATAACGTAACCCCACTTGGGATTTTAAAAGTAGCAGCTTCTCAAAGTTTGCATTTTATTACAGTACATGTAAACAATACCCCTTATCGTCTATTTAATATTGGAAAACTAACCCTCTCAGATGCATTACTTGCTGCTGGCATTGGCCTAAAAGACTTAAATGGTAAACCCGGTCTTGCGATTACCGTTACTATCAATAAACAAACAAAATTTATTCCTGGCACAATGGGAACAGCAGCTGAATTACTTTTAAATAACGAGAAAACAACATTAGATACGGAAATTAAAGATGGGGATAAAATATCTGTAGTGTGCGGAATTAATGGTAAAGCACCTACTGTGTATTTAAAAGATGTCGTAGAACCAGCAGAAGATATGAGCGTTTTGATTAATAATGAAAATTACACTGTATCACCAATTCTCTTAGTAAATGATAAACCTGCCAAATTAGATCAGCAATTAAAAGACCGTGATATCGTTACCTATCGCAATTTGAAAAATTTGGGTGAAATACTTGTAAGCGTAGGTTATTCTCCGCAACCCCATCGATTTACCTATACAGTAAATGGGGTTAAAACTCAACATAGCGTATCGACGACGATACTCGTAAATGATGAGCCGGCAACAGTATCACATCCAATTGAACCAAATGATGAAATTACTTTAATCGAACCGAAAGTCCCCCAATTAGGTAAAGTCCTTCAACTCGAAACGATTGATAAGGGAATCTACATATATTTTAATAAGAAAAAACATTTTATTCCAACGAGTCATTATACCATAAAAATGAATGGAAATAATGCACTTCTCGATGACGTTGCAAAAGATGGCGCTGAAATTACTTATGAGCTAATAGATAAAGGGACGCCAATACTTAGCGACATTTTATTCACTGTCGGCTATAAAGCACCTAGCGCCTTTAGCAAAGTCAGTGTAGAAATTTTACTCAACAATCAACCAGCCGAATATATAACACCTGTAAAAAGCGGCGATAATATCGAAGTAATTACAACCCCATTAAAAGGATAA